In the Triticum aestivum cultivar Chinese Spring chromosome 2B, IWGSC CS RefSeq v2.1, whole genome shotgun sequence genome, cacccctcccggggggccacttgggctgcgtggggatagcagccagcccctagtgggcttggcgcgcccccctccttgggcccatgcgcctaagggtgggggggaaaccctaaagggggcgcaccccctttgcttggggggcaagccccccaccccttggccaacgccccccctagggttttccctagagggccggccccccttgccctttcccctatatatagaggggtgaggggagggctgcaacacaccaatactcaaggcgcagcccctcccctccccaacacatctcctcctccgtacgtgcttggcgaagccctgtcggaatactgccacgtcaactgcaccacgccgtcgtgctgccgttggagctgccttcctcaacctctccttcctccttgctggatcaagacggagcagacgtctcccgtcccgtacgtgtgttgaacgcggaggtgctgtccgttcagcactaggacatcggtgatccgaatcacgttcgagtacgactccatcatcaccatctccttggcaagcttccgctcgtgatctacaagtggtatgtagatgcaaactctctcccttgactcgttgcttagatgaactcatagatggatcttggtgaaaccgtaggaaaaattttaattttctgcaacgttccccaacacttaggtAGTGAGATTATCAGGTTTTCCCAGCCAAAAAGAGCGAAAACGCTTATCGTCATCAGGTGGTTGATCGAAGGATTCCGTTCATCGTCTGTGCAGCTGTTTCATTGCGCCTTGATTTGTGCTCCACCCTTGCGTCTGATCCCTACAAAACCACCGCCCATCTCTTAAAACATCTCCCCCACATGGACACCGAGGAGTCATCCTTATCCATTCTACCTCACCTTTCTGTTTCTCTCTCGATGAGGTCACCAACATCCAACATCGACTGATGCAAGAACGTCGTTATCGGTGACGTTGTTGCAACCACGCCTCTTGCAGACACGGGATCATAGGCAATGTACCCGGCTCACCATGGGTGCTTAGACGAAGAGGCCTCGAGGAAGGAGACCCGCATGAAGCGATGTTGCTGAGCACGGTCGTGTGTGCGGCTGGAAGAGGGAGATggggggaggaagggagaggggagagagagagagggagagagagagagggagggagagagatgatatgatgatatgaggccCTTTTCACATGTGAGAAGGCGAGTCTTCAACCGGTCGGTTGGATTGGATCATTTTCATTTCATTTACTCATAATTTGgccaataataataataaaataaacaATTAGCAATGATCCCTCAAACAAACCTAAGAAGCGACCTGTCATTACTAAATCAATTGGTGAGGTAAATTTTAGCTGGTAAAAGTCGTAGAGTTCTTTGTAGCAACCAATGATCAGTACATCTCCTGAAAAAGCAATGATCAGTATGGCAATATCTGCACATGATTAGAGAATTCCTTCTTGGTCCCCAACTTAGATAGTGAGGTTGTCAGGTTTTCCAATGAAAAAGAGCAAAAACGCTTATCGTCATGAGGTGACTGATCAAAGCATTTTGTTCATTGTTTGTACAACTGTTCTAGTGTGCCTTGGTTTGTGCTCCACCCTTACGTCTGATCCCCACAAAACCACCGCCCATCTCTTACAATATCTCCCCCACACTGAGGTGTCATCCTTATCCACTCTACCTCACCCTTCTGTTTTACTCTCGACGAAGTCGCCAACACCCAACATCAACTGATGCAAGCACACCGTTATCGGTGACATTGCTGCAACCACACCCGTTGCACACAGGGGATCATCGGCGATGCACCCGGCTCACCATGGTGCTTAGACAAAGAGGCCTCGAGGAAGGAGACCCGCATGAAGCGATGTTGCTGAGCACGGTCGTGTGTGCGGCTGGAAGAGGGAGATggggggaggaagggagaggggagagagagagagagagagagagagagagagagagatgatatGAGGCCCTTTTCACATGTGAGAAGGCGAGTCTTCAACCGGTCGGTTGGATTGGATCATTTTCATTTCATTTACTCATAATTTGGCCAAtaataataagaaaataaataattagcAATGATCCCTCAAACAAACCTAAGAAGCGATATGTCATTACTAAATCAATTGGTGAGGTAAATTTTAGCTGGTAAAAGTCGTAGAGTTCTTTGTAGCAACCAATGATCAGTACATCTCCTGAAAAAGCAATGATCAGTATGGCAATATCTGCACATGATTAGAGAATTCCTTCTTGGTCCCCAACTTAGATAGTGAGGTTGTCAGGTTTTCCAATGAAAAAGAGCAAAAACGCTTATCGTCATGAGGTGGCTGATCAAAGCATTTTGTTCATTGTTTGTACAACTGTTCTAGTGTGCCTTGGTTTGTGCTCCACCCTTACGTCTGATCCCCACAAAACCACCGCCCATCTCTTACAATATCTCCCCCACACTGAGGTGTCATCCTTATCCACTCTACCTCACCCTTCTGTTTTACTCTCGACGAAGTCGCCAACACCCAGCATCAACTGATGCAAGCACACCGTTATCGGTGACATTGCTGCAACCACACCTGTTGCACACACGGGATCATCGGCGATGCACCCGGCTCACCATGGGTGCTTAGACAAAGAGGCCTCAAGGAAGGAGACCCGCATGAAGCGACGTTACTTAGGAGGGGGAAACTCAGAAGTGGGAGGGACGCTTGAAAGCACGGGCGTACGTgcggctgagagagagagagagagagagagagagagagagagagagagagatgatatGAGGCCCTTTTCACATGTGAGAAGGCGAGTCTTCACACaagtctctctttctctctctaccaTATACCAACACCCAACATCGACTGTTGCAAGCACGCTGTTATCGGTGACGCTGttgcactccccccccccccccccatgcgatGTTGCAAGCACGTCACTACTGCAAGTCGACAAGGACGACACGCCGCTGGAAGCCGGCACTCAGGGGTGAGGTGCTACTTCAAGGGCATCAATGTTGCAACACGGGCGTGGCTCTTCGCACGATGCTACAAGTCCCACCATCCGATGCTGCAAAGCGGCATTGCCGTTGCAAGCCGGTGCCGCTAACGACACGCCGCTGCAACTTTCAGGGACGGCGTGCTGCTGCAAATGGCGGCAATGTTGCAAATGACTGACGCCTAGCGATGGAAAAAAAAAAGTGGCGTGTATGCTCAGACGGCAATATATGGCCAAATGGGTCAATTGTCTCGCAGCTCTTTTCGTTTTCCACGCGAGGGCGAGGCGAAGACATCGCTGACACGGAACGTTCCCCCGTCCCGGTGGGCGGCCGCTCCAGGCTGGCGCACAAGTGGGCCGCGTCGGTCAAGCGATTGCAGAATTACTGGTTAACGCGGGCGCCATTTCCATATCAGATCGGATCCTCCCACTCCATCGCTGGACGCGATCACGCGCGCCGAGGGACACAGAATCCGCCCCCCTCCTCAATACTCGGACTCCACGGCCagcgtccgtccgtccgtccgtcgcagggagagagagacagagagggcgagggagggaggccAGATTCGGCGGGCGGGAGATGAGCgggtcggaggaggaggcggcgcatgCGGCCGGCCGGGGCGGGGgcagcgggggcgggggcgggggcggcgcgggcgggTCGTCGGGGAGCGGCGGCGAGGGCCACCCGCGCCGGCGGTTCGACGACAAGACCCTGGTGGCGCGCACGTCGCTCATCCTCTGGCACACGCACCAGAACGACGCGGCCGCCGTGCGCAAGCTGCTCGACGAGGACGGCACGCTCGTCAGCGCCCGCGACTACGACAGCCGCACGCCGCTCCACGTCGCCGCGCTCCACGGATGGCAGGAAGTCGCCGAGTGCCTCCTCGCCAAGGGCGCAGACGTCAACGCGCTCGACCGCTGGCAGAACACGGTGAtccttcctccttccccccttccgCCTCGTCTGGTCGTCTCGCCTCTCGGTTGGTAATGGGGGCGTTGGGGCGTCGGCGTTGGGCTGGATTCGGGTCATGATGCGGCCCGGGCTTCTTCGCGTGCTGACATCATTCGGGTTTGCCGTTTGTGTTGAGCTCATTTTGGCCCGTATTCCGATTGGATTTGCTTTCTTCCGTCATGAATTGAATTCGTTCTGATGATTATTCTCGAGGGAAAAACGATGAGCATTAGCCTCTTGTTTGCACTTGAGCTTTTCATTCGTCTCATGTCACTCGTGCCACCATCTGCCTTGGGTACTTGGTTGGGAGCTCCGGCTGCGCTCCACGAAATTAGGATTACCACTGGGAATTGACGGGGCTTGTCCTATATGACGTAGTTGCTCAAATGCGTCTGCAACGAGTTCGGTGTTGAATGCATATTTGTTGGGTGCTTGGTTATATTTATGCTGCATGGTTGTGACTGTATGCTTGATATTTGAGATAATAATTGCTCACGATGCTAACTTTTGGTTTATTTACAGCCACTTGCTGATGCAGAGGGTGCAAAGAGGCATGCTATGATCGAACTGCTCAAGAAGCATGGCGGGTTGACATTCGTAAGTTGCCATTCACTTGGGTTCGGTTTAATAGATTGTCTTGGCTATTCATTGCGAAGTTGTAGTAGGGGTGTTTAGCTTCAAACATTAGCTCAATATTTCTAAATTTGTAACATGACACCAGGTGTTCCGATTTCACCAGTAACTGTATGGTATGGAATTTTGTGGGTGAGTGCCCCATATATTGCTCTGCAGCTGTCTTTGTCATGTTTCTGAATTTGTATCCAGGGCACCTGGTCCCAAATATTGTTACCAGAAGTGGAAGTGGAGTCTTTGGATGTGTCTGTGTTGTTTGTGGAAAATGTTAGATGAGGTACAATGGATGATTCCGGTATCTTGTTGCTTTACACATGAGCATCAGTCAGAGATTGCTGTATGTAGAACAGACGTGTCATTGTTGATTAGGAGATCATAGTGGATAATACTAAGGATGTGTTTCAGAGGTTTGCTTGTCTATTTTCGTTTAATGGGTAGTTCTGGTGCACCTTTCAAGCGTGACCAAATTAATTATGCTTTACATAGTTGGAATAAATGTTATGTTTGGGTAAGAGCTGTTTAATAATCATCGAGACATCATTTGATGCTTATAGTTGTCACCTGCCTTTAATCATGCTCTGAAATCTGATGCGCTGGATTCCTCTGATTCATTTTTGCTGCAGGGGAAAACTGGAAGCCACTTTGAAGCAAAGTCAATTCCACCTCCCCTAACAAACAAGGCTGACTGGGAGATTAACCCACTTGAATTAGATTTCACAAAAGCAGTAATGATCGGAAAGGTCAGTATTCTTGAATTATCTCTTGGTTATGTGCAACTATTAATCTGTTATATACTCCAATGTTTATGTGATGCAAAGCAGTCTTAGTTAAGCATTGCAATTGTTATCAAGGCAAACTGAGACTGTTGTGATTTCAAGCTTGATTTAATGCTAGTTGTTAGTTAACTAATGGACCTCGCATTTCTCATGATTACAAAATGTCCATGGCTCGCATTTTGAAGTTTATCCAGTTGGGTAGCATTTGGCTTGTTATTACCGTAGTGAGCAAGGGGGAACTATGACCCATAATTTTTCCATCGGTTAAGTCATTAGTTGTATATTTGGTATGTCAAATTAGCTAGAGGCAATAAACTTACTGTTTAGTTCCAGTCGTTTTACATGCTGACAGAATAATGGATGTTAAACATATTTCGACGGTAAAAAAATCATTTTAGATATTTGATTGAAAGTAAGCTCGGTTTAATACTAGGAAGATAATGTGCATATATTGTCTACATTTGCATAATAAATGTGTGCTTTGCTCCTCATTTAGTTCATTAAACCTGCTAACCACTGCAGGGTTCTTTTGGTGAAATCCTGAAAGCAAATTGGCGAGGAACACCAATTGCTGTCAAACGCATTCTTCCATCATTATCCGACGATAGACTGGTTATGTAAGTAAAGTTTATTCACACAATCACCACGACTCCCACATTTTGGACACAGCTGCCAGCTTTCTAGTACTCCAGCTGATTGGCTAGGACTAACCTATTGCATTTCTATATGGTTAACTAATGTTCTGTTCAAGGTGTGACTGGACACCTTATAATCTTCTGCAGCATGTTTTATCTCATGGAATATTTCCTTACCAGCTACTTACCTGGTTTGCAGCCAAGATTTTAAGCATGAAGTCAATTTGCTAATAAAGCTGAGGCATCCAAATATTGTACAGTTCCTTGGAGCAGTCACAGAAACCAAGCCTTTGATGCTAGTTACCGAGTTCCTCCGAGGAGTACGCAATCTGTTTTGGAAGTCAACTACCCTGTGATGTGGACTCTATGGCACTCATTAATGTTGTACTAAATGCATTTCCAGGGTGATCTTCATCAATATCTCAAGGAGAAAGGCTCCCTCTCCCCACTTACTGCCGTTAACTTCGCATTGGACATCGCAAGGTATTCTCATCTTTATGTGCTTAGCTcttacttactactccctccgttagagatttcaataaggactacatacggatgtatataaacatactccctccgtcccaaaattcttgtcttagattagtctagatacggatgtatctaatactaaaacgtgacttgatacatccgtatttagtcaaatccaagacaagaattttgggacggagggagtattttagagtgtagattcactcattttgctccatatgtagtccgcattggaatctctaaaaagactgatatttaggaacgaaggaaatATATACTGCATAATCTGGATAAATATGATTGATACTTCTGCAAGATTAACTGAATCCTTCTCTTGGAAAATTAACTACCTATGCCCTTGAATATATAGTTTCGACAATCTTATTATGGTTCATATGTTAGATCATTTTAATCTATATAATGCATTTATAGTGAACCCTGATTCTCTTATGCGCCTCTCGTTCATCTGTAAGATACTCGCTAATCAGAGTTGACTCTTAATTTTGCTGTCAACAAATCATCCAAGTGATCAGTAATAGTAAACTGTTGGTACTAGTTATAGTGGCATGGTCTCTTTATATCTATTTGAACTGCAATGTGGGTTTATACAAACACCACGTCCTTGAACCATCACACAGTATCCTTTCTTATTCTTTGGATTATTCTTTGGAAATAAGTACTTTGCATGATAGGTTCTAGCATATGAATAATCACTTGATCTGGTGATCTGTTTTTAATCAGAAATAAAATGATTCATGTGTTTCTCTTGATTATCTTCTGCAGAGGCATGGCCTATCTTCATAACGAGCCTAATGTTATAATTCATCGGGACTTAAAGCCAAGGTATGATGCCTTTTACCTGTTTTTGCTAATGCGAGCAACTTCATAGCTGGTCTAACCTATTATGTCTATCCCCAGAAATATTCTTTTAGTTAATACTGCTGCCAACCACTTGAAAGTTGGAGATTTCGGTCTTAGCAAAATTATCAAATCTCAGCATGCCAATGATGTATACAAGATGACCGGAGAGACCGGAAGCTGTAAGTCCCCATAAGTTATTTGATTTTTCTTTCCTCTCTTATACTTATCCCCACTAGTTGGCTTGATAATTGTTCAAAAATATAGATCGGTACATGGCTCCTGAAGTTTTCAAGCACCGGAAATATGacaagaaagttgatattttctcCTTTGCCATGATACTTTATGAGGTAATTTTCCATCTAAACTTAGAATCCATCAGCGTGTCATATTG is a window encoding:
- the LOC123044097 gene encoding integrin-linked protein kinase 1, with translation MSGSEEEAAHAAGRGGGSGGGGGGGAGGSSGSGGEGHPRRRFDDKTLVARTSLILWHTHQNDAAAVRKLLDEDGTLVSARDYDSRTPLHVAALHGWQEVAECLLAKGADVNALDRWQNTPLADAEGAKRHAMIELLKKHGGLTFGKTGSHFEAKSIPPPLTNKADWEINPLELDFTKAVMIGKGSFGEILKANWRGTPIAVKRILPSLSDDRLVIQDFKHEVNLLIKLRHPNIVQFLGAVTETKPLMLVTEFLRGGDLHQYLKEKGSLSPLTAVNFALDIARGMAYLHNEPNVIIHRDLKPRNILLVNTAANHLKVGDFGLSKIIKSQHANDVYKMTGETGSYRYMAPEVFKHRKYDKKVDIFSFAMILYEMLEGDSPFSSYEPYEAAKYVSDGHRPTFRSKGHTAELKELTEVCWAADINLRPSFLEILKRLEKIKESLASHDHHWHLFSQ